Proteins from a single region of Echeneis naucrates chromosome 2, fEcheNa1.1, whole genome shotgun sequence:
- the LOC115053813 gene encoding NACHT, LRR and PYD domains-containing protein 1b allele 2-like isoform X1, with the protein MSSLQCWWSHGWFLLFPFMLSVLLLDSYMVFVCRLILPSVSCRFRCPGPGMFQCSFTGLVFVVDQEAELLYSTVQWDESLLQSAGKTAAGPLFNIHCPEDAVCELHLPHCETEDALPSEGLLSVVHVTDDGMSFLKPLEITDTHVIVKVSHLSAFGLVWLGEMLQRLFNNKKPICGQLLLFLRPPARDIQILDVFLMPNNLPLSEVSKQHKADHIMIPSACKLIVDQRYSVLSDPEDFEVQPESAEFYLNYGPNFFPTFVVFLTPNQKKLTLMVKDEEGTEVWKCKVPLQNKGPNRETDQSDLPADDNLQAEERLLLARAEFIQRVSDTVLNQLLDKLLERGVISDEEMQSARTKSRAEKARDVIDSVRRKGEEASSFLIAALCQLDEWLSRELSLR; encoded by the exons AtgtcatctctgcagtgttggtggtcTCATGGatggttcctcctcttccccttcatgCTCAGTGTGCTCCTCTTAGACAGTtatatggtgtttgtgtgtcggctcattctaccttctgtgtcctgcaggttcaggtgtCCTGGTCCAGGTATGTTCCAGTGTTCTTTCACTggactggtgtttgttgttgatcaggAGGCGGAGCTCCTCTACAGCACTGTCCAGTGGGATGAAAGCCTCCTCCAATCAGCTGGCAAGACGGCTGCTGGGCCGCTGTTCAATATCCACTGTCCTGAGGACGCTGTCTGTGAGCTCCACCTCCCACACTGTGAGACAGAAGATG ctctgcCCTCTGAAGGTCTGCTGTCTGTCGTCCACGTCACTGATGATGGAATGAGCTTCCTCAAACCTCTGGAGATCACAGACACTCATGTGATTGTCAAagtctctcatctctctgcctttggcCTCGTCTGGTTGGGAGAGATGCTACAGAGGTTATTCAACAACAAGAAACCTATTTGTGGCCAACTTCTGCTGTTCCTCCGACCTCCGGCCAGAGACATTCAAATACTGGATGTGTTTCTCATGCCAAACAACCTCCCTCTGTCTGAG GTTTCTAAACAACATAAGGCTGATCACATCATGATCCCTTCTGCCTGCAAACTGATAGTTGACCAAAGGTACAGTGTCCTCTCTGATCCAGAGGACTTTGAAGTACAGCCTGAG tctgctgagttttatttaaattatggGCCGAATTTCTTTCCGACATTTGTGGTCTTCCTGActccaaaccaaaagaaacTGACTCTGATGGTCAAAGATGAAGAAGGAACAGAAGTGTGGAAATGCAAAGTCCCCCTGCAAAATAAAG GTCCAAATAGGGAAACTGATCAAAGCGACCTCCCAGCTGACGACAACCTCCAAGCAGAGGAGAGGCTGCTCCTCGCTCGGGCAGAATTCATTCAGAGAGTGTCTGACACTGTTCTCAACCAGCTTCTGGATAAACTGCTTGAGCGTGGTGTtatcagtgatgaagaaatgcAGTCAGCCAGAACAAAATCCAGAGCAGAAAAAGCCAGAGATGTGATCGACTCAGTGAGAAGAAAGGGGGAAGAAGCCAGCTCATTTCTgattgctgctctctgtcagctggatgAATGGCTTTCCAGAGAGCTCTCATTAAGATGa
- the LOC115053813 gene encoding NACHT, LRR and PYD domains-containing protein 1a-like isoform X2: MMFLSGPQSPQSFTPELKTESTKVSYRFRCPGPGMFQCSFTGLVFVVDQEAELLYSTVQWDESLLQSAGKTAAGPLFNIHCPEDAVCELHLPHCETEDALPSEGLLSVVHVTDDGMSFLKPLEITDTHVIVKVSHLSAFGLVWLGEMLQRLFNNKKPICGQLLLFLRPPARDIQILDVFLMPNNLPLSEVSKQHKADHIMIPSACKLIVDQRYSVLSDPEDFEVQPESAEFYLNYGPNFFPTFVVFLTPNQKKLTLMVKDEEGTEVWKCKVPLQNKGPNRETDQSDLPADDNLQAEERLLLARAEFIQRVSDTVLNQLLDKLLERGVISDEEMQSARTKSRAEKARDVIDSVRRKGEEASSFLIAALCQLDEWLSRELSLR; the protein is encoded by the exons atgatgtttctttctGGACCACAGTCTCCACAGAGCTTCACACCTGAGCTGAAAACTGAATCTACCAAAGTGTCATACAG gttcaggtgtCCTGGTCCAGGTATGTTCCAGTGTTCTTTCACTggactggtgtttgttgttgatcaggAGGCGGAGCTCCTCTACAGCACTGTCCAGTGGGATGAAAGCCTCCTCCAATCAGCTGGCAAGACGGCTGCTGGGCCGCTGTTCAATATCCACTGTCCTGAGGACGCTGTCTGTGAGCTCCACCTCCCACACTGTGAGACAGAAGATG ctctgcCCTCTGAAGGTCTGCTGTCTGTCGTCCACGTCACTGATGATGGAATGAGCTTCCTCAAACCTCTGGAGATCACAGACACTCATGTGATTGTCAAagtctctcatctctctgcctttggcCTCGTCTGGTTGGGAGAGATGCTACAGAGGTTATTCAACAACAAGAAACCTATTTGTGGCCAACTTCTGCTGTTCCTCCGACCTCCGGCCAGAGACATTCAAATACTGGATGTGTTTCTCATGCCAAACAACCTCCCTCTGTCTGAG GTTTCTAAACAACATAAGGCTGATCACATCATGATCCCTTCTGCCTGCAAACTGATAGTTGACCAAAGGTACAGTGTCCTCTCTGATCCAGAGGACTTTGAAGTACAGCCTGAG tctgctgagttttatttaaattatggGCCGAATTTCTTTCCGACATTTGTGGTCTTCCTGActccaaaccaaaagaaacTGACTCTGATGGTCAAAGATGAAGAAGGAACAGAAGTGTGGAAATGCAAAGTCCCCCTGCAAAATAAAG GTCCAAATAGGGAAACTGATCAAAGCGACCTCCCAGCTGACGACAACCTCCAAGCAGAGGAGAGGCTGCTCCTCGCTCGGGCAGAATTCATTCAGAGAGTGTCTGACACTGTTCTCAACCAGCTTCTGGATAAACTGCTTGAGCGTGGTGTtatcagtgatgaagaaatgcAGTCAGCCAGAACAAAATCCAGAGCAGAAAAAGCCAGAGATGTGATCGACTCAGTGAGAAGAAAGGGGGAAGAAGCCAGCTCATTTCTgattgctgctctctgtcagctggatgAATGGCTTTCCAGAGAGCTCTCATTAAGATGa